In Neisseriaceae bacterium CLB008, one genomic interval encodes:
- a CDS encoding molecular chaperone: MKFFLLLASRLGMLAVLLLSGVQASASVVIGSTRVIYASDAKEVSVRITNGGQSPVLLQSWIDEGNREAKPADLNVPFVLTPPINRVEANKGQTLRISRLGSSLPMDRESVFWLNVLEIPAKATQLAGENQLQMAFRTRIKLFYRPVGLVGHANDAAKALQWQRQGQKLAAVNPTPYYVNLVSLTMNGKVVDGDMVEPYGSRLFNAPGRQGHQLSVSFVDDYGAINQFETIIK, from the coding sequence ATGAAGTTTTTTTTACTATTAGCTAGCCGTCTGGGTATGTTGGCAGTGTTGTTGCTGTCGGGCGTGCAGGCATCGGCCAGCGTGGTGATCGGCAGCACCCGCGTGATTTACGCCTCTGACGCTAAAGAAGTCAGCGTGCGCATCACCAATGGTGGCCAGTCGCCAGTATTGTTGCAAAGCTGGATTGATGAGGGCAACCGTGAGGCCAAGCCTGCGGATTTAAACGTGCCTTTTGTGCTGACCCCACCGATTAATCGGGTGGAGGCAAACAAGGGTCAAACCTTACGGATTAGTCGCCTTGGTTCGTCTTTACCCATGGATAGAGAGTCTGTTTTTTGGCTTAACGTCTTGGAAATTCCAGCCAAAGCCACGCAGCTAGCGGGTGAGAATCAGCTTCAAATGGCGTTTCGCACGCGGATTAAATTGTTCTATCGCCCCGTGGGTTTAGTGGGGCATGCCAATGATGCGGCCAAAGCGCTGCAATGGCAACGTCAAGGTCAAAAACTCGCAGCAGTCAATCCCACGCCTTATTACGTGAACCTGGTCTCTTTGACGATGAATGGCAAGGTCGTTGATGGCGATATGGTTGAGCCCTACGGTTCTCGATTATTTAATGCGCCTGGGCGACAAGGCCATCAATTGTCGGTTAGCTTTGTGGATGATTATGGTGCGATCAATCAATTTGAAACAATTATTAAATAA